Genomic DNA from Anaerolineae bacterium:
GAGACGGGAGTGCTGGTGCCGGCCGACACCCTGCTCCTCTCTGTGGGCCTCATACCGGAGAATGAGCTGACGCGCATGCTGGGGGCGGAGCTGGACCCGGTCACGGGCGGGCCCCTGGTGGACGACGGGATGCAGACCACGGTCCCGGGGCTGTTCGCCGCTGGCAACGTAGTGCAGGTGCATGATCTGGCGGACGACGTCACTATGGCGGGGGAGCTAGCCGGGAGGGAGGCGGCCCGGTACGTACTGGAGGGGCCCGAGCCGCGGTCATGGTCGCGGGTTGTGGCCGGAAGGGGGGTGCGGTCGGTCGTGCCCCAGAGGCTACGTCTTCCGGTCCGGAGCCGGCCGGAACTGGCTATACGGGTGCGCCGGCCCATCGAGGCTACCTGCCGCGTGACGGTGTCGGCCAACGGCGAGACTCTGATCCGAAAGCGGCTTGACTATGCCCGGCCGGGGGAGATGATAGGAGTGCGTCTGAGCCCGCGGGCGGCTAGGGCTCTGCGCCCAGAGGATGACGTCTTGGTGGAGGTGAGCGAGGGGTGAGTGGATCCTCCGGTTCGCAGTCTGACGGGGGCCAGGGCGTTGCACCCGCAACCCGCGAGATCATCTGCACCAGCTGTCCTCGTGGCTGTCCGCTGCAGGTGCGTGTTCTACAGGACAGTGTGGAGGTGCACGGAAGTGCCTGCCGGCGCGGTGTGGCCTACGGCCGGGCCGAGGTGGCGGATCCCAGGCGAGTGCTCACTACGACGGTCGGGGTGGAGGGCGGAACGTTACCCGTCGTCCCGGTCCGCACCTTGACTGCGATCCCCAAGGACCGTCTGATTCCGGCATTGGCGGAGCTCCGGAAGGCCAGGCTGCGGGCGCCGGTGCGCATGCATGAGGTAGTGGTGGACTCGGTGGCCGGCACGGGAGTACCAGTGGTTACCACCCGGCCTTTGCCCGTAGCCGCGGGAGTCGTGGCTGCCGGGCACCTGGCGGAGCGGAGCTAAAGAATCCGGAGCCGGTTGCCGAAACTTACGGCGCAACCGGCCCGGCCGGAGAGCGTGTATCCACGGGCAGTTGCCCCAGGGCACCTGCCGGTCGCAGGGGCAAGGGTATGCTCCAAACCTACCGAGGAGTCGGCGTATGCGTAGCAAGCGTGTCGTGGCGCTAGTTGTAGTCCTGGGTCTACTGCTCTTGGGGTGCGGGTTCAACTTCAGCTTGGGGGGAGAGCCGACGGCGACTTCGTTGCCCCCGACCGCCACACCGGTGCCGCCTACCGATACTCGGGTGCCGGCCACGGACACCCCGGTTCCACCTACCGATACTCCCGTGCCGGCCACGGATGCCCCGGTACCACCCACAGCCACCGCCGTTCCGGCAACGGCGACGCCGACAGCCGAGCCGGCTGCCTCTCCGGGGGTTACTGCCACCAGCCCTGCTGCGACCGGCCTGGGTGCCAGTGGCGGCGTCAAGCGACCGGCGGCTGAGGGGCAGGCGCAGGCGAAGAACGTCTTCGAGTTCCTTAGCCACACCGCCTGGGTGGACGACGAGGGCGACATCTCCATCGTCGGCGAGGTGCTCAACGTCTCCGATATCACCATAGACACAGTGGTGTCCATCGAGGCTGCGCTGTGGGATCTGGAAGGCAACCTGATCGAGGGAGATTTTGGTGCCTACCTGGACCGTCCGGTCATCGCCCCTGGGGACAAGAGCAGCTTCTGGGTGCTTATTCTGGAGGACGAGTTGGGCGGCGTTGATCCCCAGGCAGTGGGCGACTACGAGCTCACCCTCTGGGTGACCGACGAGCCTTCGCCTGACGTCGAATTGGTGGTGAAGAGCGCCGAGGCGGTGGAGGAAGGCGGCTATTTCTACATCCGAGGAGAAGTGGAGAACCAGACCGACCTCAGCATCGGATCGCTGAGCGTCTACAGCACTCTGTACGACGCCGCCGGGAAGGTGGTGAACGCCACCCTCGACTTCATCACGCCTGAGCAGCCGCTGCTGCCGGGCGAGACGATGGACTTCGAGGGCTACTTCATGGATCACTTCGAGACAGCCGAATCGTTCTACGTGTTCGTCACCGGATACCCAGTGGAAGCGGGTGCGACGGGCCAGAAGGAGGCCGAGGGGCTCATTCCGGGTGACGGCATCCTCGAGATCACCAGCCATGCCGGCTGGATCACCGAGAACGGCGACATCAGCGTGGTGGGCGAGGCGGTCAACGTCTCTGACCAGACTCTCGACACGCTCATCCTCGTCGAGGCTCGGCTGTACGACGCTGACGGCAACCAGGTCGAGGGCGATTTCACCTACTACCTCGACCGACCGGTCATCCCACCGGGTGAGAAGAGCAGCTTCTGGATTCCAGTGTGGGCTTCCGACCTTGGGGACGTGGATGTGGAGAGCATCACCGACTATGAGATCCTCCTCTGGATCACCGACGAGCCTTCGCCGGACGTGGAGCTCACGGTGACCGAAGCGGAGACGTCCATCGAAGGGAGCGTGTTCTACATTCGCGGCGTTGTCGTCAATCAGACAGACCTGGAATTCATGGGCTTGGCCGTCTATTCCACCCTCTACGATGCCCAAGGCAAGGTGATCAACGCCACGCTGGACTGGATCGAGCTGGATGTCCCTCTGAGGCCAGGGGAGAAGACCGAGTTCGAGGGCTACTTCCCCGAGCACTTCGAGGAGGCAGAATCGTTCTACGTGTTCGTCACCGGCTATACTGCCGAGGCCATGGGCCGTTAGCTCGCCCGCAGGTTTACCAACGGGGCCGAAGGACCGAGCCGGGGAGCTACCCTCCCCGGCTCGGTCCCTGTGAGCGGTCCTGTTTGACGGCTGCCGACGGAGCCTCCACACTAGCGCGGTGCGACGGCCTGGCCGGCAACGGACATTATGGGTCTCACTAGCGCCTTCAAGCCGTGCG
This window encodes:
- a CDS encoding DUF1667 domain-containing protein, with product MSGSSGSQSDGGQGVAPATREIICTSCPRGCPLQVRVLQDSVEVHGSACRRGVAYGRAEVADPRRVLTTTVGVEGGTLPVVPVRTLTAIPKDRLIPALAELRKARLRAPVRMHEVVVDSVAGTGVPVVTTRPLPVAAGVVAAGHLAERS